In Mobula hypostoma chromosome 18, sMobHyp1.1, whole genome shotgun sequence, one genomic interval encodes:
- the shld2 gene encoding shieldin complex subunit 2: MSNKNKIHIFLGAPAIPTQQKPPAAEAVIEGSSKKWLQCHFLYDAGSHTTKNRTTETSQKTFECHNVVVQLENYARQFSSSKCEEGIVTAFQECSGESLDSSRLEQRQSARLSHEHLSTRKKGEQRELSNKRLLCFEGHLKTDEEHVNESTNVLCTEDDFKTREFDNRRTQSKKTETESQNTNSATLQNRLLKEDDHELPHELLMEYLQDTFPNEEQKCYFKCTTVNQSLSTDSEFLSVLAASQAAVLLQKCSESQFNLKTKLKTDATDAEMPSQLMTSTLWPVRPSGQCESEMVGRRADNAESTLELFNTLSNQQLSANGVLGGRTLEGSELLFTSITDRSEGEDEINIEPYSGGILCSQVVNSTRWSFKKIVEISKGPDELNKGIQKPRSPDCLDKDRPSPNRMKTKEKARSPDCLDKDRPSPNRMKTKEKARSPDCLDKDRPSPKRMKAKEKPRSPDCLDTDQLSPKRMKSIEDRRTSHLGHYLQAMRVQWPTLTLGLVETEQLKCCTDRNKKYHILVTVLFCCLLKEIEIKSGSLAGRRVPIATIVVTDQSGITIKVVLWRAAAFWALATFPGDVVLLTDVTVYWDHWQGEEMLQSTKGSKLINLGPCLQIQAVQWSHTVNAVSLKGLIAYISHHHAHLLTLGPTNHQHSDSMQYVSLCDLRPGLVVHALLKVKLMTVLTENMYTYNGKKQQKIVLTVEQLKDKPGTLTLWGNAISWQSLIQKKLDHVWDFRILLVCQNPITGDLELHTTPWSSCECLFDDDERAIEFRSKYQPSKMACVKVKDISTLLCTRHSATFELRTHIIAMKWSTFSSLDPLFTMDAFTSVETTLASLSHLTYSGCKSCGSELEFDENGIYQQCIPCLPNNALKIYYRPTVLTLADGNSTIDVFVSSKLMEKIFLNIPPTCLQKPIGPFGKVTYGFVIADLCCSLFTYPGDCYVLTVQSQLQLDENSIAMKQDFYLLDFHPDL, translated from the exons ATGAGTAATAAGAATAAAATTCACATTTTCCTTGGAGCACCGGCCATTCCGACGCAGCAGAAACCACCAGCAGCTGAAGCAGTGATTGAAGGAAGCTCTAAGAAGTGGCTTCAGTGCCACTTTTTGTATGATGCAGGATCTCACACCACCAAAAACCGTACGACTGAAACCTCACAGAAAACCTTTGAGTGTCACAACGTTGTGGTACAGTTGGAAAACTATGCCAGACAGTTTTCTTCTTCAAAGTGTGAAGAAGGAATTGTAACAGCATTCCAAGAGTGTTCTGGTGAAAGCCTTGATTCCTCAAGGCTAGAGCAGAGACAGAGTGCCAGGTTGTCCCATGAACATCTCAGTACTAGAAAGAAGGGAGAACAGAGGGAGTTGAGCAACAAAAGACTGCTGTGTTTTGAAGGACATCTCAAAACAGATGAAGAACATGTCAATGAATCCACCAATGTACTTTGCACAGAAGATGATTTCAAGACACGTGAGTTTGACAATAGACGTACCCAAAGCAAAAAAACTGAAACTGAATCGCAGAACACCAACAGCGCAACACTACAGAACAGACTGTTGAAAGAAGATGATCATGAATTACCACATGAGTTGCTGATGGAATATCTGCAGGACACCTTTCCAAATGAGGAACAGAAATGTTATTTCAAATGCACAACAGTGAACCAAAGTTTATCAACAGACTCTGAGTTCCTCAGTGTGTTGGCAGCCAGTCAAGCTGCTGTTCTTTTACAGAAATGTTCAGAAAGTCAGTTTAATTTAAAGACTAAACTGAAAACAGATGCAACAGATGCTGAGATGCCCTCTCAGTTAATGACATCTACACTTTGGCCTGTTAGGCCTTCTGGACAATGTGAGAGTGAGATGGTGGGCAGACGAGCTGATAATGCAGAAAGTACCCTGGAGCTTTTCAACACATTGAGTAACCAGCAATTGTCTGCCAATGGAGTTTTGGGTGGAAGGACattagagggatcagaactgcTCTTTACTTCCATCACTGATAGGTCTGAAGGTGAGGATGAGATTAATATTGAGCCATACAGTGGAGGAATCCTGTGCTCTCAAGTTGTGAACTCCACCAGGTGGTCCTTTAAAAAAATAGTGGAAATATCCAAGGGTCCTGATGAGTTAAATAAAGGAATCCAGAAACCTAGATCTCCAGATTGTTTAGATAAAGACCGGCCATCACCCAAcagaatgaagacaaaagagaaaGCTAGATCCCCAGACTGTTTAGATAAAGACCGGCCATCACCCAAcagaatgaagacaaaagagaaaGCTAGATCCCCAGACTGTTTAGATAAAGACCGGCCATCACCCAAGAGAATGAAGGCAAAAGAGAAACCTAGATCTCCAGATTGTTTAGATACAGATCAGCTATCACCCAAGAGAATGAAATCAATAGAGGATAGGAGAACCTCTCATCTTGGACATTATCTACAAGCAATGAGGGTACAGTGGCCAACTCTTACACTTGGCTTAGTGGAAACAGAACAACTTAAGTGTTGCACTGACAGGAACAAGAAGTACCACATTTTAGTCACGGTTCTCTTCTGCTGCCTCCTGAAGGAGATAGAGATCAAGTCAGGATCACTGGCTGGGCGCAGAGTCCCCATAGCAACTATTGTGGTAACAGACCAATCAGGAATAACCATAAAAGTCGTGTTGTGGCGAGCTGCTGCTTTCTGGGCACTGGCTACATTCCCTGGAGATGTCGTACTACTAACAG ATGTGACCgtgtactgggaccactggcaagGAGAGGAGATGCTGCAATCCACCAAGGGGAGTAAACTGATCAATCTGGGACCCTGCTTGCAGATTCAGGCTGTACAGT GGTCACATACAGTGAATGCAGTATCACTGAAAGGTCTTATAGCATATATTTCCCATCACCATGCCCACCTTCTGACTCTGGGACCTACAAACCATCAACATTCAGACTCTATGCAATACGTCAGCCTCTGTGATCTGCGGCCAGGTCTGGTGGTACATGCACTACTTAAAGTCAAGCTCATGACTGTGCTCACAG AGAACATGTACACCTACAATGGGAAGAAACAACAGAAGATTGTGCTAACCGTGGAACAGCTCAAAGATAAACCAGGCACACTGACTCTCTGGGGAAATGCGATATCGTGGCAATCTCTGATTCAAAAGAAATTGG ACCATGTCTGGGACTTCAGAATCCTGCTAGTCTGTCAAAATCCCATCACTGGGGACTTGGAACTGCACACTACACCTTGGTCATCATGTGAGTGCCTGTTTGATGACGATGAAAGGGCCATTGAGTTCAGATCCAAATACCAACCCAGCAAAATGGCCTGTGTTAAAGTGAAGGACATTTCAACACTGTTATGTACCAGGCATTCAG CAACTTTTGAATTAAGGACACACATAATTGCAATGAAGTGGAGTACGTTCTCTTCTCTTGATCCCCTGTTCACGATGGATGCCTTCACATCAGTGGAGACCACCTTGGCCTCTCTTTCCCATTTAACATACTCTGGCTGTAAATCCTGTGGCAGTGAGCTAGAATTTGATGAAAATGGCATCTATCAGCAGTGTATTCCTTGCTTACCAAACAATGCCCTGAAGATTTATTACAG GCCCACAGTGCTTACATTAGCGGATGGAAATTCCACTATAGATGTTTTTGTCTCATCCAAACTGATGGAGAAAATATTCCTTAACATTCCTCCCACCTGCCTACAAAAACCCATAG GACCGTTTGGCAAGGTGACGTACGGCTTTGTAATAGCAGATTTGTGCTGCTCCTTGTTTACATACCCCGGAGACTGTTATGTACTGACTGTGCAAAGCCAGTTGCAGCTGGATGAAAACAGCATCGCCATGAAGCAAGATTTCTACCTGTTAGACTTCCATCCTGACCTGTAG